In Euphorbia lathyris chromosome 2, ddEupLath1.1, whole genome shotgun sequence, the sequence ttaagcaagttcagaggctaattaaacattttatacaagttcaaagggctatcggaacactttgaaagttcaagggccaatcaaactttttggacaagttcagacgacaaatgatgtattaagtctaTAAATGTGGTTATAATCACATTATAATCCATAaatttataacaaaaataatatgTAAATTTATAACAAAAACTTGCTTTCAAacagttaaaaatacaaatttcgaaaACAGATAAAATACACTATTACCAACTTTTATCTTCAAATTTGACTGTTATGGTCATCAAAGGCTTATTATGAccacaaaataattaaaataacatattatgtcaaaataaaagatcagagactcgaTTCACCAAAATAAGAATGATCAGCAGTATCAAATCATGATGTTTGCCAATATACATTTAGGCAGAGACAGTAATGTAAAGCAATTAAAAGATGAGAGCCTTCCATGATCAGTGATTACTTGCCAAGTTTCATAGTTCCCTACACTTGAGAATTCCACTACGTTGTACGGAAATGGAAACGGGAAACCAAACAGAAACGGTTACCGGAAAACGTTAGAAAAAGGTAATGAAAGCGGAAAAGAAACGGACACGAAACGCGAAAACGCTAATGAAGAAGaatttccgtgcaacatacTTCCATAATCAGCACAGGCAAGTGTGACTACCAAACAAACACTTGCATATGAAAACCCCACACTCTACCCCCAAAAATTACAAACCAAAATGTGGCAAAAATGGCTGATATCTCCACCACAAAATAAACCAAGTAGATACATTACAAACCCTGAAGGCATCTATCTAGCTTTccaaaagcaataaaaaaaataacctttGCAAAATATGTATGCTCAGGTCACTCGAGGGGATTAATAGTCGCTACTCACTCCTTAATCTGCATGCGAGAATGGAATTATAGCAGATAAGCCAATACTCTCTGCCTGGGATAACCATCCATGGGATTTTTGAAGGCAGGCCAGCGCCTAGAGTCAATGCGGTTCtgagaaaataaaagttaaatataaaatatccCAATGAACTAACTAACAAATTTCCTGATAAAAGTAAAACCAATGCATTAAAATACAGCTCACCTTTTACCAGTAAGAGCTCCATAAGCTGATGCAGTGACAAAACCCGAAACCCCGCAGAAAATCTTCTTGTAGTGAGGTAAGACTACTTGTCCTGTAATGTATTTTTCAAATTACAGCCACTCCAAGGTCAACAAATATAAAAGAAACCGCGTGCCGAAACATTTTTGGATGATATTTTTCTCACACGTCATTTGTGTTAGACACTTgtacaatggaaaagttcatATCAAAAATCATGTCTTTTCGCATATTTATAGATCAAAGAGTGTTTCAAAATAAGACAATCTTAACCCTGTACTTCAAAACATGACAGCTTGACTTGGCACTGTAATATATTGACATGATAACATGGAACGTAATAGGTTGACCATGATGACATGTCATTACTCGTCACATCAACAGAACTTAATGTTGTCATCACAGTTTTCTCAATTTGCTAACGGTTGAAACCGCAAGGTTGAGTTTGTCATGTTCTGTGTTTTTACAATTTCATCCAAGTCTACAACATATCAATTAGGCAAGCTGGAGAAACATAAGCAAATGTACAAAATTTTCAAGGTCTAACACCACAAGGAGGGAAGCAATTTAAAAAAATGGCACAAAAACAACAAGCACTACTTAAGTTCCTCAAGATGAACTGATGACATCAATAGCAACATATTATATAATTTCTCTAAAACCCAAGAAAATGCCGGTCTTTTCTATaatatcaataaataaattgtcATCTCCAAAGCAGACTATTAAGAGTTCCACACTTGTAATCATTATATTATTTCATAGTTCACTGACTTATCACAGAGCTTGGCTACTGATACTAGCACCTATGCAGGATCCCAAAAACAAGACATCCATTTTCAAAAGGGAAAAGGTACTAATTTAGTCCTATGGTTATTGGGGGAGAGCGGATTTATCCTCCATGTAGAAAACAGTACAATCTTAAGCCTAACATGTTTAACAGTTGATGCAATTTCAAGCCTAATTGGATGAACGATGAGTTTTTTTTCATTAACAAAAGATGTGTAGTTTCAAACCTTATTGGGTGGCCAGAACGTTGGAGGGTAGCCATAACGTGAAATTACACATGAAGAAAAACTCATTTTAGTAAATGTCAGGCATAAGATTGCATTGTTCTCTACGTGGAGGCTAAAATCCGCTCTCCCCCAATAACCATAGGGCTaaatttgcaccttatcccttttcAAAAGAATTACTTGTATGGCTCTGGCTGTTTGCTCATATCCACACTtataagaagaaaaataaaaaaagagaaaagattgCCAGTCCAATCAGTACAGCAGTAATGGTAAAAGTATAAGATGGTAAATAGGTCAAGATCTCACCTATACTCAAGAAGTTGCTGTGGAGAAGTGAAACTATTATACTAGATCCCCTTTCAGCTGCATCCTTTTGCTGCATGCTCTCAGATGATGAGCTCATTTTGTCAAAGCATACAAACTCCAGAGGATCACTTTTACATGATAAAATTTCCAACCATATCCCAGACGGAAATCTTCTTCGTCTTACCAACCAAAGGAAGATTTTTACGTACGGTGTACCATGGATCATTGATATAATGACTTCAATCAATATACAAATCAATGTGATGGCGGAGTCCAAAATAGTATAGAAAATATAGAAAACAGAAGTTGTAGGTAACAAAAGTAAAAGCGGTGTGAACAGAAGGGATCCAACAATATGTTGTTTAACCGTGTAGTTATAGCTATCCAATCTCTTACGTAAAGGATTCCACTTTCGACCCCTGTAAACAATTCAGTAAATCTGAGAGCTTAACTTATTGAGAGCATGTAGAATGACATAATGATATATATTTGAACTTTTCCTGATTATTAAGCAAATTCTAAcacataagaaaataaaaatattaggcCTTTCCTCTAATTCCGCTTTTCCAATGAACATTAAACAGCAAGTAGGCAAATTTCAGCAGATGATATCATCAATAACCAAATCATAAAATTCATTTTCCCATAATAAATTAAGGCCCAAATTTCTTATAGTAcaagaaaattaataaacattttTGTCTAGTATTCGTCAAAAAGTCCCTTGTTGTAACAGCATCTCAAAAACTGTGGCAATAATAACCCTAGAATCAACATAAATCTTggacttttcaattttcaaatatTTCAAGGTATTTGCAAATTTGCAGTTGATCAATGCAGCACAATTCCCCCTAATTTTTCCAACTTCACAGCTTAATAAACATTCGCAAACACACAACCTCCTGCTCATTCCTCTCATATATAGCAAAAGATGAGTCAGTATTCACCTGAAAAGTCGCCACAGAGCAGCTAATGCTTGAATCTGCTGTGAATATATGAGTGACATTGCACAATGAAGAGTTGACACGTGTAATGTTGCAACAGCAATGGTGTCGATAACCAAAGCAGCAGGAATGGTCGCCCCAAAAGTGATGCCTACTATAGCAAGACCTTTaatgaaataaacaaaaagGAAACTAACAAAAATCCACAGCGTAGACCAAATTTGTATGGCATTCAGAGAAATCATGCCCAGAACTCCTGCGAGTTCTGTATTCAACTTGAAACCTGCTGGTACGCCCATCAACCACACACAACCCGAACGCAACAACTCATTTGTAACATCATTAGCGAAGGTTGAAATCCATGAGCAAACTGAATCTGCATTATATAAAACTGAAAGGCCGAGCACATTCCCCAAAAGAAGATCAACAGTTACGCTCAACCACATGGAATGCCTACGTAATGCAGCAGGCTCAGCATATTTGACACATGATTGTGACCtataataaaattttgaaagCAATAGAAGTAAGAAAACTGAGGGAGGAATATAATACTACCCTCTAAAACAGACCTCAAGAAACTATACAATCTGCATGAACTCTAGGCTCAGCTAGCAGagaaacataacataaaaatagCTTAGGTCgagaaaaaattatttttgtagcTCCTCAAGTAGGTCAAGCTGAACATGGACAGAGAGTTCATTGAAGGAAAAAAGCTTGAGTTTTCAATTAGAAATATAGTGAATAAGAACTGCTAGAATTCTCTTTTCTTATTTTCTCAATAAATAATCAAACATTTATTAGATAAACATATCTAAATATTTAAGGTGCCTATCAGTAAAACAATATATTAGAATGTTCCAACTTGAATAAAATTGGCATCTGGCTAAAATCATATTGGGAAATTTAATATGAATATGGGAGTTTCTAGT encodes:
- the LOC136217382 gene encoding uncharacterized protein isoform X1, with product MRRKCRIWWPKYLSSNEPTSTHLLFGWFISSSSASIDFVVGFTCNEVSLSRCQSGLQEILRCIDGKMPVSLQDKSMFSILGQGKMLKLGMQERNREKSCTDGISTVGNMQDVFGESYGGKSCECDTLDGLVIPRCDASAKGDYWIQLVYYCHKDYGRDVCWLPKLDHIHWNGVIVTQFDVHVIVYETPVYGSHHFSLNSWSPEQIRAPSKKPRWVDELDCKQPLFGLETVIMGINSAAAAKIVMEKHMDSDRASATFSIIYLCLDIMWHIFAISIASVSTLFYLTLQFFYIFTNLGSRTKIYIMLARTFRNTWTNIQIRCCQILYWPIFLQDNGLRSQSCVKYAEPAALRRHSMWLSVTVDLLLGNVLGLSVLYNADSVCSWISTFANDVTNELLRSGCVWLMGVPAGFKLNTELAGVLGMISLNAIQIWSTLWIFVSFLFVYFIKGLAIVGITFGATIPAALVIDTIAVATLHVSTLHCAMSLIYSQQIQALAALWRLFRGRKWNPLRKRLDSYNYTVKQHIVGSLLFTPLLLLLPTTSVFYIFYTILDSAITLICILIEVIISMIHGTPYVKIFLWLVRRRRFPSGIWLEILSCKSDPLEFVCFDKMSSSSESMQQKDAAERGSSIIVSLLHSNFLSIGQVVLPHYKKIFCGVSGFVTASAYGALTGKRTALTLGAGLPSKIPWMVIPGREYWLICYNSILACRLRSE
- the LOC136217382 gene encoding phosphatidylinositol N-acetylglucosaminyltransferase subunit GPI1-like isoform X2, giving the protein MKFIPEILRCIDGKMPVSLQDKSMFSILGQGKMLKLGMQERNREKSCTDGISTVGNMQDVFGESYGGKSCECDTLDGLVIPRCDASAKGDYWIQLVYYCHKDYGRDVCWLPKLDHIHWNGVIVTQFDVHVIVYETPVYGSHHFSLNSWSPEQIRAPSKKPRWVDELDCKQPLFGLETVIMGINSAAAAKIVMEKHMDSDRASATFSIIYLCLDIMWHIFAISIASVSTLFYLTLQFFYIFTNLGSRTKIYIMLARTFRNTWTNIQIRCCQILYWPIFLQDNGLRSQSCVKYAEPAALRRHSMWLSVTVDLLLGNVLGLSVLYNADSVCSWISTFANDVTNELLRSGCVWLMGVPAGFKLNTELAGVLGMISLNAIQIWSTLWIFVSFLFVYFIKGLAIVGITFGATIPAALVIDTIAVATLHVSTLHCAMSLIYSQQIQALAALWRLFRGRKWNPLRKRLDSYNYTVKQHIVGSLLFTPLLLLLPTTSVFYIFYTILDSAITLICILIEVIISMIHGTPYVKIFLWLVRRRRFPSGIWLEILSCKSDPLEFVCFDKMSSSSESMQQKDAAERGSSIIVSLLHSNFLSIGQVVLPHYKKIFCGVSGFVTASAYGALTGKRTALTLGAGLPSKIPWMVIPGREYWLICYNSILACRLRSE